Proteins encoded in a region of the Streptomyces sp. NBC_01471 genome:
- a CDS encoding SpoIIE family protein phosphatase has protein sequence MAEPGVETRTRSSVITARAAASFEPVGRSVATARTFVRDTLQGWGYSDVVDDAVVLTSELVTNAVVHAGTNADVLCLRTEDGVRVEVADHYPEREVPLQGSGQSFGSPDREGGRGLLLCAALASRWGVDYTPTQKQVWFQLDLPQRPVGARSAGPLLPAELLPVTDGRVRVAVIQIDRTGAVSAWNEDATELFGHPADEVVGKQLTDFAAWPHTPGTGTGIADALQLSRWEGSYGIRTADGRVVPVYAAHLRVRDAQGEPSTVCLLVNDFERAVLQTPARTPQNDSNALSDHRTTDPFEVFIGSPAPDDLDGLLQRTVERARDMLDADAAFLLLATDDETELEVRATTGLPSARQRFARVPVEAGTGRYGSARMPAVHEDLAAVPGAVPLLNGTGMRSVVTVPLKVEGRLTGSLGVSTEAPGRYSNEQALRLQFAADRIALAVESARLGELEKLRRGSLSFLVEASDLLAGTLDRDQTLALMAQMTVPTLAAWCAVYTIADQSSEPYLSYVLHEDEDRIDGLKALLSRISPPEPVPTPGARSWAAPGEAAHQAALTSSMRSLGLGSSPALGSGIGTTLATAAAVGGETVVLPLVARNRVIGMLTLGKPSDDHFRQEILELAEDLSRRAALALDNARLYSERTAISQALQRSLLPPGLPDVPNVEVEVIYRAAGEGNEVGGDFYDLFPIRDGAYGFAIGDVCGTGPEAAAVTGLARHALRLLAREGFGGPAVLERLNAAILDEGARSRFLTLLYGELWPQEDGSALLKVVCAGHPLPLRLRQDGTVEPAAEPQPLLGVMEDLELYEQNVTLEPGDVLLCVTDGVTERREGTRMLGDDGLADVLSTCTGLTAGAVAGRILRAVERFAAEPASDDMAILAMRVPEPPK, from the coding sequence ATGGCAGAGCCGGGCGTCGAGACGCGTACGAGGAGTTCTGTGATCACCGCGCGGGCGGCTGCCAGTTTCGAACCGGTCGGACGGTCGGTAGCGACCGCCCGCACCTTTGTGCGTGACACCCTCCAGGGGTGGGGGTATTCCGACGTCGTCGACGACGCGGTCGTCCTCACCAGCGAGCTGGTCACCAACGCGGTGGTCCACGCGGGCACCAACGCAGATGTCCTGTGCCTGCGGACCGAGGACGGCGTACGGGTGGAGGTCGCCGACCACTATCCGGAGCGTGAGGTCCCGCTCCAGGGCAGCGGCCAGTCCTTCGGCAGCCCGGACCGGGAGGGCGGCCGCGGACTGCTGCTCTGCGCGGCGCTCGCCTCCCGCTGGGGTGTCGACTACACACCCACCCAGAAGCAGGTCTGGTTCCAACTCGACCTGCCACAGCGCCCGGTGGGCGCCCGCTCGGCGGGCCCGCTGCTGCCCGCGGAGCTGCTCCCCGTGACGGACGGACGGGTCCGTGTGGCAGTGATCCAGATCGACCGGACCGGCGCCGTCTCCGCCTGGAACGAGGATGCGACGGAGCTCTTCGGCCATCCCGCCGATGAGGTCGTCGGCAAGCAGCTCACCGACTTCGCGGCCTGGCCGCACACCCCGGGCACCGGCACCGGTATCGCGGACGCCCTCCAGCTGTCCCGCTGGGAGGGCAGTTACGGCATCCGTACCGCCGACGGCAGGGTCGTGCCCGTGTACGCCGCGCATCTGCGGGTGCGGGACGCACAGGGCGAACCGAGCACCGTCTGCCTGCTGGTCAACGACTTCGAGCGCGCGGTCCTCCAGACGCCGGCGCGCACCCCGCAGAACGACTCGAACGCCCTCTCCGACCACCGCACCACCGACCCGTTCGAAGTCTTCATCGGCTCCCCCGCACCCGACGATCTCGACGGCCTCCTCCAGCGCACCGTCGAACGCGCCCGCGACATGCTCGACGCCGACGCGGCCTTCCTGCTGCTCGCGACGGACGACGAGACGGAGCTGGAAGTACGGGCCACGACGGGGCTGCCATCGGCCCGCCAGCGGTTCGCCCGGGTCCCGGTCGAAGCGGGCACCGGACGGTACGGATCGGCGCGGATGCCCGCAGTCCACGAAGACCTGGCGGCCGTGCCCGGCGCCGTACCGCTGCTGAACGGCACGGGCATGCGCTCAGTCGTCACCGTCCCGCTCAAGGTCGAGGGCCGCCTCACCGGCTCGCTGGGCGTCTCCACGGAAGCCCCCGGCCGGTACTCCAACGAGCAGGCCCTGCGCCTCCAGTTCGCCGCCGACCGCATCGCGCTCGCCGTCGAGTCGGCCCGGCTCGGCGAGCTGGAGAAGCTGCGCCGCGGCTCGCTCTCCTTCCTCGTCGAGGCGTCCGACCTGCTGGCGGGCACCCTGGACCGCGATCAGACCCTGGCGCTCATGGCGCAGATGACCGTACCGACGCTGGCTGCCTGGTGCGCCGTCTACACGATCGCCGACCAGTCGTCGGAGCCGTACCTCTCCTATGTCCTGCACGAGGACGAGGACCGCATCGACGGGCTCAAGGCCCTGCTCTCCCGGATCAGCCCGCCCGAGCCCGTCCCGACCCCGGGTGCCCGGAGCTGGGCCGCCCCCGGTGAAGCGGCACACCAGGCGGCGCTGACGTCGTCCATGCGCAGCCTGGGCCTCGGGTCGAGCCCGGCGCTCGGTTCGGGCATCGGAACCACGCTCGCCACGGCCGCCGCGGTCGGCGGCGAGACCGTCGTCCTGCCGCTGGTCGCCCGGAACCGGGTCATCGGCATGCTCACGCTCGGCAAGCCGTCCGACGACCACTTCCGCCAGGAGATCCTCGAACTCGCCGAAGACCTCTCGCGCCGTGCGGCACTCGCGCTCGACAACGCCCGCCTGTACTCGGAGCGCACCGCCATCAGCCAGGCCCTCCAGCGCAGCCTGCTGCCTCCTGGCCTGCCGGACGTGCCCAATGTCGAGGTGGAGGTCATCTACCGGGCAGCGGGCGAGGGCAACGAGGTCGGCGGCGACTTCTACGATCTCTTCCCGATCCGGGACGGGGCGTACGGCTTCGCCATCGGCGACGTCTGCGGTACGGGCCCGGAGGCGGCCGCCGTCACCGGCCTGGCCCGCCACGCGCTGCGGCTGCTCGCCCGGGAGGGCTTCGGCGGCCCCGCCGTCCTGGAGAGGCTCAACGCCGCCATCCTCGACGAGGGCGCCCGCAGCCGCTTCCTCACTCTCCTCTACGGCGAGCTGTGGCCCCAGGAGGACGGCAGCGCCCTCCTCAAGGTCGTCTGCGCCGGGCATCCGCTCCCCCTGCGGCTGCGTCAGGACGGCACCGTGGAGCCCGCGGCGGAGCCTCAGCCGCTCCTCGGTGTGATGGAGGACCTGGAGCTCTACGAGCAGAACGTGACCCTGGAACCGGGCGACGTGCTGCTCTGCGTCACGGACGGCGTCACGGAGCGCCGCGAGGGCACCCGGATGCTCGGCGACGACGGACTGGCCGACGTGCTCAGCACCTGCACCGGCCTGACGGCGGGCGCGGTGGCCGGCCGTATCCTGCGTGCGGTCGAGCGGTTCGCCGCCGAACCCGCATCGGACGACATGGCGATCCTGGCCATGCGCGTGCCCGAGCCGCCCAAGTAG
- a CDS encoding response regulator, producing the protein MVQKAKILLVDDRPENLLALEAILSALDQTLVRASSGEEALKALLTDDFAVILLDVQMPGMDGFETAAHIKRRERTRDIPIIFLTAINHGPHHTFRGYAAGAVDYISKPFDPWVLRAKVSVFVELYMKNCQLREQAALLRLQLDGSAPAAGDTKEPAGLLAELSARLAAVEEQAEALSKQLDEESADAAAVATAAHLERKLTGLRRALDALEPGTGGPTAAVPSQN; encoded by the coding sequence ATGGTGCAGAAGGCCAAGATCCTCCTGGTCGATGACCGGCCGGAGAATCTGCTGGCGCTGGAGGCCATTCTCTCCGCGCTCGATCAGACACTGGTGCGGGCATCGTCCGGGGAGGAAGCGCTGAAAGCGCTGCTGACGGATGATTTCGCAGTGATTCTGCTGGACGTCCAGATGCCGGGCATGGACGGTTTCGAGACAGCCGCGCACATCAAGCGGCGGGAGCGGACCCGGGACATCCCGATCATCTTCCTCACCGCGATCAACCACGGGCCGCACCACACCTTCCGGGGCTACGCCGCGGGGGCTGTGGACTACATCTCGAAGCCCTTCGACCCGTGGGTGCTGCGCGCGAAGGTGTCGGTCTTCGTCGAGCTCTACATGAAGAACTGCCAACTGCGTGAGCAGGCGGCGCTGCTGCGCCTCCAGCTCGACGGCAGCGCTCCCGCGGCCGGTGACACCAAGGAGCCCGCCGGGCTGCTGGCCGAACTGTCCGCCCGCCTCGCGGCAGTTGAGGAGCAGGCCGAGGCGCTCTCCAAGCAGCTCGACGAGGAGTCGGCGGACGCGGCCGCGGTTGCCACGGCGGCTCATCTGGAGCGCAAACTCACCGGTCTCCGCAGGGCTCTGGACGCGCTGGAGCCGGGCACCGGCGGCCCGACCGCGGCGGTCCCGTCGCAGAATTGA
- a CDS encoding HAMP domain-containing protein has product MESGTAARDKNTRAKSGQSPKKRHHGTTEVDTAALGRLLTALAAMRDGNFRRRLTVSGDGTMAEIAAVFNEVADRNLHLTGEVARVRRMVGREGKLTERLETGALEGSWAVAIDAANELVDDLARPVSEVGRVLSAVAEGDLEQRMDLRSQAMDGVERPLRGEFLKVARTVNNLVDQLSAFTDEVTRVALEVGTEGKLGGQAQVRGMSGSWKGLTDSVNTMAYRLTAQVRDIALVTTAVARGDLSRKVTVHVAGEMLQLKNTVNTMVDQLSSFSSEVTRVAREVGTEGELGGQAAVPGVAGVWKDLTDSVNTMAGNLTSQVRGIAEVTTAVANGDLSQKVTVSARGEVAQLAETINQMTETLRTFADEVTRVASEVGAEGLLGGQAQVPGAAGTWKDLTDSVNTVFRNLTTQVRDIAQVTTAVANGDMTQKVTVNVAGEMLELKNTVNTMVDQLQSFGSEVTRVAREVGVEGRLGGQAEVPGAAGTWKDLTDSVNTAFRNLTGQVRDIAQVTTAVANGDLSQKVTVDVAGEMLELKNTVNTMVAQLSSFADQVTRMARDVGTEGRLGGQARVDGVSGTWKELTDSVNFMAGNLTSQVRQIAQVTTAVARGDLSQKIDVDARGEILELKNTINTMVDQLSAFAEQVTRVAREVGTDGRLGGQAQVPGVAGVWRDLTDSVNGMAGNLTAQVRNIAQVATAVARGDLSQKIDVDARGEILELKNTLNTMVDQLSSFAEQVTRVAREVGTEGILGGQAEVQGVSGTWKDLTQSVNFMANNLTSQVRNIAEVTTAVAKGDLSKKITVDAKGEILELVTTVNTMVDQLSSFAEQVTRVAREVGTEGILGGQARVRGVTGIWEDLSDNVNLMANNLTSQVRNIAQVATAVANGDLTKKVTVEARGEVAQLADTVNTMVTTLSSFADEVTRVAREVGTDGSLGGQARVPGVSGTWKDLTESVNSMASNLTGQVRQIATVTTAIAKGDLTKKIDIDAQGEILELKTTINTMVDQLSSFAEQVTRVAREVGTEGQLGGQARVRDVDGTWRDLTESVNEMAGNLTRQVRAIAAVATAVTRGDLNLKIDVDAAGEIQALQDNINTMIANLRDTTVANKEQDWLKGNLARISGLMQGRRELVDVASLIMSELTPVVSAQHGAFFLAVPTGSAAESGAGAENAYELRMHGSYGYSAGSMPTTFRPGETLIGTAAEEKRTILVENVPPGYLKISSGLGEAPPAHVIVLPVLFDGNVLGVIELASFQPFTHIQKDFLNQIAEMIATSVNTISVNSKTEVLLKQSQELTEQLRERSAELENRQKALQASNAELEEKAELLAQQNRDIEVKNTEIEEARQVLEERAEQLAVSMRYKSEFLANMSHELRTPLNSLLILAKLLADNAEGNLSPKQVEFAETIHGAGSDLLQLINDILDLSKVEAGKMDVSPTRIALVQLVDYVEATFRPLTAEKGLDFSVRVSPELPATLHTDEQRLLQVLRNLLSNAVKFTDTGAVELVIRPANANVPNAIREQLLEAGSLRDADADLIAFSVTDTGIGIAASKMRVIFEAFKQADGTTSRKYGGTGLGLSISREIARLLGGEIHAASEPGRGSTFTLYLPLYASELPPQGYPQLSPGGLERLPGGNGDGGRPETGQAPGMAATDGQGGPAELFRRRRRSLGPAGGQPALPASSGVTAATAEPESWAEETEEAAKPRRVFQFNAEKVLIVDDDIRNVFALTSVLEQHGLSVLYAENGREGIEVLEQHDDVTLVLMDIMMPEMDGYATTTAIRRMPQFAGLPIIALTAKAMKGDREKAIESGASDYVTKPVDPDHLLTVMEQWMRGE; this is encoded by the coding sequence GTGGAGTCTGGCACGGCGGCGCGTGACAAGAACACGCGCGCAAAAAGCGGACAGTCGCCAAAAAAGCGACACCACGGGACAACTGAAGTGGATACCGCAGCCCTGGGCAGACTTCTGACCGCTCTGGCCGCGATGCGCGACGGGAACTTCCGGCGGCGTCTGACGGTCTCGGGCGACGGCACGATGGCCGAGATCGCGGCCGTCTTCAACGAGGTCGCCGACCGCAATCTCCATCTGACGGGTGAGGTCGCCCGGGTACGCAGGATGGTGGGGCGCGAGGGCAAGCTGACCGAGCGGCTGGAGACCGGGGCCCTGGAGGGCTCCTGGGCCGTCGCGATCGACGCGGCCAACGAGCTGGTGGACGATCTCGCGCGGCCGGTGTCCGAGGTCGGCAGGGTGCTGTCGGCGGTGGCCGAGGGTGATCTGGAACAGCGGATGGACCTGCGGTCGCAGGCCATGGACGGCGTGGAGCGGCCACTGCGCGGCGAGTTCCTGAAGGTCGCCCGCACGGTCAACAACCTGGTTGACCAGTTGTCGGCGTTCACGGACGAGGTGACACGGGTCGCTCTGGAGGTCGGCACCGAGGGCAAGCTCGGCGGCCAAGCCCAGGTGCGGGGTATGTCCGGTTCGTGGAAGGGCCTCACGGATTCGGTGAACACCATGGCGTACCGGCTGACCGCGCAGGTACGTGACATTGCTCTCGTCACGACCGCCGTCGCCCGGGGTGATCTGTCACGCAAGGTCACCGTCCATGTGGCCGGCGAGATGCTCCAGCTCAAGAACACCGTCAACACGATGGTCGACCAGCTGTCCTCGTTCTCCTCCGAGGTGACCCGGGTCGCGCGCGAGGTGGGCACGGAGGGCGAGCTCGGCGGTCAGGCGGCTGTGCCCGGCGTGGCCGGTGTGTGGAAGGACCTCACCGACTCGGTGAACACGATGGCCGGGAACCTGACGTCGCAGGTGCGCGGCATCGCCGAGGTCACCACCGCCGTCGCCAACGGGGATCTCTCGCAGAAGGTCACGGTGAGCGCGCGCGGCGAGGTCGCCCAGCTCGCCGAGACCATCAACCAGATGACCGAGACGCTGCGTACCTTCGCGGACGAGGTGACCCGGGTGGCCAGCGAGGTCGGCGCCGAAGGGCTGCTGGGCGGCCAGGCGCAGGTGCCGGGCGCCGCGGGCACCTGGAAGGATCTCACCGACTCCGTCAACACGGTCTTCCGCAACCTCACGACGCAGGTGCGGGACATCGCCCAGGTGACGACCGCGGTCGCCAACGGTGACATGACGCAGAAGGTCACGGTGAACGTGGCCGGGGAGATGCTGGAGCTGAAGAACACCGTCAACACGATGGTGGACCAGCTGCAGTCCTTCGGTTCCGAGGTGACCCGGGTGGCGCGTGAGGTCGGCGTCGAGGGCCGCCTCGGCGGGCAGGCCGAGGTGCCGGGCGCCGCCGGTACGTGGAAGGACCTCACGGACTCGGTGAACACGGCCTTCCGTAACCTCACCGGGCAGGTCCGGGACATCGCCCAGGTCACGACGGCGGTCGCCAACGGCGACCTGTCCCAGAAGGTCACCGTGGATGTGGCCGGGGAGATGCTGGAGCTGAAGAACACCGTCAACACGATGGTGGCGCAGCTCTCGTCGTTCGCCGACCAGGTGACACGGATGGCGCGGGACGTGGGCACGGAGGGCCGCCTCGGCGGGCAGGCCCGGGTGGACGGTGTCAGCGGTACGTGGAAGGAACTCACCGACTCCGTCAACTTCATGGCGGGCAATCTCACGTCGCAGGTGCGCCAGATCGCCCAGGTGACCACCGCCGTGGCCCGTGGTGACCTGTCGCAGAAGATCGACGTGGATGCCCGCGGCGAGATCCTTGAACTGAAGAACACCATCAACACGATGGTCGACCAGCTCTCCGCCTTCGCCGAGCAGGTGACCAGGGTCGCCCGCGAGGTCGGTACGGACGGCCGGCTCGGCGGTCAGGCGCAGGTGCCCGGGGTGGCCGGGGTATGGCGCGATCTGACCGACTCGGTGAACGGGATGGCGGGCAACCTCACCGCGCAGGTCCGCAACATCGCGCAGGTCGCGACCGCGGTGGCCCGTGGTGACCTGTCGCAGAAGATCGACGTGGACGCCCGCGGCGAGATCCTGGAGCTCAAGAACACCCTGAACACGATGGTCGATCAGCTGTCGTCGTTCGCGGAGCAGGTGACGCGGGTCGCGCGTGAGGTGGGCACCGAGGGGATCCTCGGCGGCCAGGCGGAGGTCCAGGGGGTCTCCGGCACCTGGAAGGACCTCACCCAGTCCGTCAACTTCATGGCGAACAACCTGACCTCACAGGTGCGGAACATCGCCGAGGTGACCACGGCGGTCGCCAAGGGCGATCTCTCGAAGAAGATCACTGTCGACGCCAAGGGCGAGATCCTCGAACTGGTCACGACCGTCAACACCATGGTCGATCAGCTGTCGTCGTTCGCGGAACAGGTGACGCGGGTCGCGCGCGAGGTCGGCACCGAGGGCATCCTCGGCGGCCAGGCCCGGGTGCGCGGGGTCACCGGTATCTGGGAGGACCTCAGCGACAACGTGAACCTGATGGCCAACAACCTGACCAGCCAGGTGCGGAACATCGCCCAGGTCGCCACGGCCGTCGCCAACGGCGATCTCACCAAGAAGGTGACGGTGGAGGCGCGCGGCGAGGTCGCGCAGCTCGCTGACACCGTCAACACCATGGTGACGACCCTGTCGTCCTTCGCGGACGAAGTGACGCGAGTGGCACGTGAGGTGGGCACGGACGGTTCGCTCGGCGGTCAGGCGCGGGTGCCGGGAGTCTCCGGTACGTGGAAGGACCTCACCGAGTCGGTGAACTCGATGGCGTCCAACCTGACCGGGCAGGTGCGCCAGATCGCCACGGTCACCACGGCCATCGCCAAGGGCGACCTGACGAAGAAGATCGACATCGACGCCCAGGGCGAGATCCTGGAGCTGAAGACCACCATCAACACCATGGTCGATCAGCTGTCGAGCTTCGCCGAGCAGGTGACCAGGGTGGCCCGCGAGGTGGGCACCGAGGGCCAGCTGGGCGGGCAGGCACGGGTGCGTGACGTGGACGGCACCTGGCGCGACCTGACCGAGTCGGTGAACGAGATGGCCGGGAACCTGACCCGGCAGGTGCGCGCCATCGCGGCCGTGGCCACCGCGGTGACCCGCGGTGATCTCAATCTCAAGATCGATGTGGACGCCGCCGGCGAGATCCAGGCGCTCCAGGACAACATCAACACGATGATCGCCAATCTGCGTGACACCACGGTCGCCAACAAGGAGCAGGACTGGCTGAAGGGCAACCTGGCCCGGATCTCCGGCCTGATGCAGGGGCGCCGGGAACTGGTGGACGTGGCCTCGCTCATCATGAGCGAGCTCACGCCGGTGGTCTCGGCTCAGCACGGCGCGTTCTTCCTGGCGGTGCCGACCGGGTCGGCCGCGGAGAGCGGTGCGGGGGCCGAGAACGCGTACGAACTGCGGATGCACGGCAGTTACGGCTACTCGGCGGGCTCCATGCCGACGACGTTCCGGCCGGGGGAGACGCTCATCGGCACGGCCGCCGAGGAGAAGCGCACGATTCTGGTGGAGAACGTGCCGCCGGGGTACCTGAAGATCTCGTCCGGGCTCGGCGAGGCGCCGCCCGCCCACGTGATCGTGCTGCCGGTGCTCTTCGACGGGAATGTCCTCGGGGTGATCGAGCTGGCCTCCTTCCAGCCCTTCACGCACATCCAGAAGGACTTCCTCAACCAGATCGCGGAAATGATCGCGACGAGCGTCAACACCATCAGCGTCAATTCGAAGACCGAGGTGCTGCTCAAGCAGTCGCAGGAGCTGACCGAGCAGCTGCGGGAGCGTTCGGCGGAACTGGAGAACCGGCAGAAGGCACTTCAGGCGTCCAATGCCGAACTGGAGGAGAAGGCCGAGCTGCTGGCCCAGCAGAACCGCGATATCGAGGTGAAGAACACCGAGATCGAGGAGGCCAGGCAGGTGCTGGAGGAGCGTGCCGAGCAGCTCGCCGTCTCGATGCGCTACAAGTCCGAATTCCTGGCCAACATGTCGCATGAGCTGCGCACACCGCTCAACTCGCTGCTGATTCTCGCCAAGCTGCTCGCCGACAATGCCGAAGGGAATCTCTCCCCGAAGCAGGTGGAGTTCGCCGAGACCATTCACGGTGCGGGTTCGGATCTGCTCCAGCTGATCAACGACATCCTGGATCTGTCCAAGGTCGAGGCGGGCAAGATGGACGTCAGCCCGACCCGGATCGCGCTGGTCCAGCTCGTCGACTACGTCGAGGCCACCTTCCGTCCGCTCACGGCCGAGAAGGGTCTGGACTTCTCCGTACGGGTCTCGCCCGAACTGCCAGCGACGCTGCACACGGACGAGCAGCGGCTGTTGCAGGTGCTGCGGAACCTCCTCTCCAACGCGGTGAAGTTCACCGACACCGGGGCCGTCGAGCTGGTCATCAGGCCCGCCAACGCCAATGTGCCGAACGCCATCCGCGAGCAGCTGCTCGAAGCGGGCTCGCTGCGCGACGCCGACGCGGATCTGATCGCCTTCTCGGTCACCGACACGGGGATCGGTATCGCGGCGAGCAAGATGCGGGTGATCTTCGAGGCCTTCAAGCAGGCGGACGGGACCACCAGCCGCAAGTACGGCGGTACGGGGCTCGGCCTGTCCATCAGCCGGGAGATCGCGCGGCTGCTCGGCGGTGAGATCCACGCGGCGAGCGAGCCGGGACGCGGTTCGACGTTCACGCTGTATCTGCCGCTGTACGCCAGTGAGCTGCCTCCCCAGGGGTATCCGCAGCTCAGTCCCGGCGGCCTGGAGCGGCTGCCCGGCGGGAACGGGGACGGGGGGCGGCCCGAGACGGGCCAGGCACCCGGCATGGCGGCCACGGACGGCCAGGGCGGGCCCGCGGAACTGTTCCGCCGGCGGCGCAGGTCGCTGGGGCCGGCCGGCGGTCAGCCGGCTCTGCCCGCCAGTTCAGGTGTGACAGCCGCGACCGCGGAGCCCGAGTCGTGGGCGGAGGAGACCGAGGAAGCGGCGAAGCCGCGCCGGGTCTTCCAGTTCAACGCCGAGAAGGTGCTGATCGTCGACGACGACATCCGCAACGTCTTCGCGCTCACCAGCGTCCTCGAACAGCACGGACTCTCGGTGCTGTACGCGGAGAACGGGCGCGAGGGCATCGAAGTCCTTGAGCAGCACGACGATGTGACGCTCGTTCTGATGGACATCATGATGCCGGAGATGGACGGGTATGCGACGACGACGGCCATCCGCAGGATGCCGCAGTTCGCCGGGCTGCCGATCATCGCGCTCACCGCGAAGGCGATGAAGGGCGACCGGGAGAAGGCGATCGAATCCGGCGCTTCCGACTATGTCACCAAGCCTGTGGATCCTGATCATTTGCTCACAGTAATGGAGCAATGGATGCGCGGTGAGTGA
- a CDS encoding DegT/DnrJ/EryC1/StrS family aminotransferase codes for MSTARFLKSAGVRVGDEVVVPAYGDAEAAAAVVMVGARPVFADIDPGSYCLDPDAVAAVLTSRTTAVVAVSAFGHPPDLARIGELGRIHGLLVVGPGEPQGEIVTADEVEQRRAHAAYLGDRLTGVRTPVPNAAHTYQRYVVRVPGNGRPDRDAFAQALRRRGVGCEVPVTTPVHRMPAFRRDVRLPETERAADETLALPVHGSLRRRELQRMVSSCNALGGLLQPAF; via the coding sequence ATGAGTACCGCGAGGTTCCTGAAGTCCGCAGGCGTCCGGGTCGGCGACGAGGTCGTCGTGCCGGCGTACGGTGATGCCGAAGCGGCAGCGGCCGTGGTCATGGTCGGGGCCAGGCCCGTCTTCGCCGACATAGATCCCGGGAGTTACTGCCTCGACCCGGACGCGGTCGCTGCCGTACTCACCTCACGTACTACCGCCGTGGTGGCGGTGTCCGCCTTCGGGCACCCGCCGGACCTGGCGCGGATCGGTGAACTCGGCCGTATTCATGGGCTGCTGGTCGTGGGACCCGGAGAGCCTCAGGGGGAGATCGTCACCGCCGACGAGGTGGAGCAACGCCGTGCCCACGCCGCCTACCTGGGCGACCGGCTGACCGGCGTACGGACACCGGTGCCGAACGCGGCCCACACGTACCAGCGTTACGTCGTGCGGGTCCCGGGCAACGGGCGGCCCGACCGTGACGCTTTCGCCCAGGCCCTGCGCCGCAGGGGAGTGGGGTGTGAGGTGCCCGTGACGACGCCCGTCCACCGCATGCCTGCCTTCCGCCGCGATGTACGGCTGCCCGAGACCGAGCGGGCAGCCGATGAGACCCTCGCGCTCCCCGTGCACGGTTCACTGCGCCGGCGCGAACTGCAGCGCATGGTCTCCTCCTGCAACGCCCTCGGTGGCTTGCTCCAACCGGCTTTCTGA